A window of Adhaeribacter arboris genomic DNA:
ATTTATTTGTTTTTGGTCGGTTGGTTTTAGAATGTTAATCTGAACTTTGTATTTTTTTTCCAGAGTTTTTTCTAAATCATCAAAAAATATCCGGCTGCTGATTTCCAGATTTTTGCTTTTTTCGTTTTGGCGGATCTCGGTTATACTCACGAAAAAAGGATGAAAAACAGAACTTAAATAAAGGAAGGAAACATAAATATACGATAGCATAGCCCAAGCAAATCCGGGAAAATACCGGCATTCTCTTTAATTTAACGCCAAAATACGAAAAGAAATTCATGCAGGATTTTTCTTTATACTTCTCGTTAGGCTGGGAGCATATTTTAGATTGGCAAGGCTACGACCATATTTTGTTTGTATGTGCTTTGTGCGGCATTTATGTTTGGCGCGATGGGCGAAAAGTTTTAGTACTGGTTACTGCTTTTACCCTGGGTCATTCGGTAACATTGGCCTTAAGCGTGTTAAATATCATCCGGATACCAACTGCTCTTATTGAATTTCTGATTCCGGTTACGATTGTAGCTACTTGTTTGGGTAATATCTTCCGAAAAAAAACGTCGGCTTGGTCCATTCGGTTCAACTACTTTTTGGCTCTATTTTTCGGTTTCATTCACGGTTTAGGTTTTTCCAACTATTTAAAAAGTTTATTGGGTCGTAATTCCAACATTATCGCGGAATTATTTAGTTTTAACCTGGGTTTAGAAATGGGTCAACTAATTATTGTATTTACAATTCTCTTTTTATCTTTTATCTTTACCGAAGTCGGGAAAGCACCCCGGCGGGAATGGAATTTATTTTTATCATCGGCTATTTTGGGGATTGCATTCACCATGGCCCTGGAACGTCTGGCCGTTCTTTTGAATTAACTGCTTATCCAATTAAATGAAAAATTGCTTTTTAACCTTACTCTTTATCACTGGTCTGAGTGTACCAGTCTGGGCACAAACGCAGAATAATCCGGAATCGAACCACGGGAACAAATTTGAACAGCTCGGCACTATTATTCAGGACCCGAATATGTACCGTTCGGCGTCTGGCGCTCCCGGCCCCCGTTATTGGCAGCAACGCGCCGATTACGAAATAGACGTGGCACTCGACGATGAAAAACAACGGATCACGGGTTCTGAAACCGTAACCTACTACAATAATTCTCCCGACCCGCTTACTTACATCTGGCTGCAGCTCGACGAAAACGAGCATAATCCCAAGAGCGACAACCAAAAGTTCGACGAGAGTAGCATGAAAGACAAAATGTCGATTGCGGATGTGCAAGCCATTATGGGCCATAATCAGGATTTAGGGGTAAAGATCCAGAAATTAACTGATGGCAGCGGTAAAGCTTTAAAATATACCATCAACCAAACCATGTTGCGCATTGAGCTGCCGAAAACTTTGAAACCCGGCGAGCGCTTCAAGTTCAAAGTAAACTGGAATTATACTATTTCGGATAGGATGACCATTGGCGGCCGCGGCGGTTACGAGTATTTTGCCGAAGATGGTAATTATTTGTACACCATTGCCCAGTGGTACCCACGCTTGGCGGTTTATTCCGATTTTCAGGGCTGGCAGAACAAGCAATTTACCGGCCGGGGAGAGTTTGCTTTAACTTTTGGTAATTTTAAAGTAAATATAACCGTTCCCGCCGATCACGTGGTAGGCGCTACCGGTGAATGTCAAAATTATAGCAAAATATTAACTCCGGCGCAATACAAACGCTGGAACCAAGCTAAATCTGCTACCTCGCCCATTGAAATAGTTACGTTAGCTGAAGTAAAACAAACCATGAAAAGCAAATCCCAGAAGCAGAAAACCTGGACTTACGTGGCCAGTAATGTGCGGGATTTTGCCTTTGTGTCGTCGCGGCGGATTGTATGGGATGCTATGGGCACTAACGTAGAAGGTAAAAAAGTTATGGCCATGTCTTACTATGGTCCGGAAGCTTACCCGCTTTACAACCGTTATTCCACCAAAGTAGTGGCGCATACCTTAAAATCCTATTCAAAGCACAGTATTGCTTATCCGTACCCGGTGGCCATTTCGGTAGAAGCGGCCAACGGCATGGAATACCCGATGATTTGCTTTAATTACGGCCGGGCCGAAAAAGACGGCACCTATTCCGAAGCAACAAAATACGGAATGATCGGGGTAATTATTCACGAAGTAGGTCATAACTTCTTCCCGATGATTGTGAACTCCGACGAACGGCAGTGGACCTGGATGGACGAAGGTTTAAACACCTTTTTACAATATTTAGCGGAACAGGAATGGGATAACAACTACCCGTCGCAACGCGGGCCGGCGCATAAAATTGCCGATTACATGCGCTTACCCAAAGATCAGTTAGAACCCATCATGACAAACTCCGAAAACATTGTGCGTTTCGGACCAAATGCGTACGCTAAACCCGCAACAGCTTTAAATATTCTGCGTGAAACGGTAATGGGCCGCGAGTTGTTCGATTACGCTTTTAAACAATATGCCCGTCGCTGGGCCTTTAAACATCCTACCCCCGCCGATTTTTTCCGGACCATGGAAGATGCTTCCGCCGTGGATTTAGATTGGTTCTGGCGGGGCTGGTTTTACGGCATTGATCCGGTAGATATAGCTATTTCCAATGTAAAGTATTACCGTCTGGATACTAAAAATCCGGAAGTAGAGAATCTGGAAGCAAAAGTTACCCGCGAAAAAACCGAATACAACATTGGCCGCGAGCGCAACCGCCAGGAGGGAACCAAGTTTGCCGTAGAGCAAGATACATCGTTACAGGATTTTTATAATAAATGGGATAGATTTGCGGTAACGCCAGCATCCCGTTCTGCCTTTAACGAGTTTTATGCCGGCCTTACTCCCGAGGAAAAAGCCTTGTACGACAGCAAAACTAACTTCTACGAAGTAGAGTTTACTAACTTAGGTGGTTTAGTAATGCCGTTAATTTTGGAATGGACTTATGCTGATGGCAGCAAAGAAACGGAACGCATTTCAGCGTATATCTGGCGCAAAAACGAACAGAAGATTACAAAGGTATTTGCGAAAGCTAAAGAAGTGAAAAGTCTGCGTTTAGATCCTTATCGCGAAACCGGCGACATTGAAGAAAACAACAATGCCTGGCCCGCCGAGTACACACCTTCTAAATTTGAATTGTTCAAGCAGAAAACAACTCCCCGTGGTTCTTCAACCGGACCAAATCCTATGCAGCAGAACAGCCAAAAACCTACTCAAAACCAGGTAGGTCAATAAAGAAAGCCTTTCCATTAGAATAATTAAAAAGCTCCCGCTCCGAAATTTTAAAATCTGGGCGGGAGCTTTTTTTAAATGGAAGCTTCCTTGAACTGTTAATGGAGTTCTTTTAATTAAGAAGATACTTTTTCTAAATAAAGCATTACTAACCCGTTTTCATAAACTTGGTGCTGCGTTAATACTAAATTTTGCTGCTTCCGAACTTCCGGTAATAACTCAATTCCTTCCCCTAAAATTATAGGTATAAAGGCTATATAATACGAATCTATCAAACCGGCATCGTGCAGTAAAGTATTTATTTCACCGCCACCCACTAACCATATATCTTTACCTTCTTGTTGAAGCAAATCTTTTACAAATTCTACCGGGTTCTGACTAATTAGTTGTACCGCCGGAATCTGCGGCTTGGTTACGTCGCGGGTAAAAACGTAGGTTGTCTTACCCTCATAGGGCCATTCTCCTAGCTTTAAGCAAACTTCGTAAGTTTTGTAGCCCATTACCAAGGTATCTATTTCCGCTAAGAAATTCTGATAGCCATAGTCTTCCCCAGCATTTGGGTCAGGTAACCAATCTACGGAATCATCCTTACGGGCAATTTTACCATCCAGGCTGGTAGCAATATACAATTTCAGTTTTCTCATAAAAGGGTTTACGTTTAAGATTATGCAAAATCAAATTGCAAGCTTTTTATAAATAATTGATAGTCAAAATTTAAACAAGAAGTACAAGTGGTTCATTACAGATATTTGTCTTAACAATTTTAAAATTTTATTATATTGAGGCTTAATAATTTATTTTTTATTGACGGCTACCCCAACTTTAGAAAGCTATAGCTGTTAAAATGCAGGAGTGAGTATTTGTTGATACAATCTATTCTTGTGATTTGGGAGCTATTCGTACTATTTACTTATTCTTGGTTGAAAATATAGGTGCTCTTACACTAATAAATGCACAGCTAGTTCTCCCAGCTAAGCTGTTACCCTAAAAAATGAAAGAACCGCAGCGTATTTTAATAACCGGAAGTGCTGGTTTTATCGGTCATCACCTTTTGCTCGCTCTCTCTGATTTGCCGGTATCAATTATTGGCCTAGATTCTCTTAATGATTACTACGATCCGCAACTTAAAGCCGGGCGCTTGCGCCGGCAAGGTTTTGAACCTGATTCTATTGAATATAATATTTTAATTAAAAGTCAGGAGAGAGTTAATGTTTCCTTTATTAAACTGGATATAACCGATGAGCCTGCTTTAACTACACTCTTTCAGGAAAATTCTTTTGATGTAGTTATTCATTTGGCGGCTCAGGCCGGAGTACGACATAGCCTGAAAGATCCGCAGTCGTACGTAGCCAGCAACTTAGTAGGTTTCGCCAATATACTCGAAGGTTGCCGTAATTTTAAAATTAAACATTTACTGTTTGCTTCATCTAGTTCGGTTTACGGCAACAATCAAAAAATACCATTTGCCGTGAATGACCGCACGGATGCACCGGTTTCGTTTTACGCGGCTACTAAAAAGGCCAACGAGGTAATGGCGCACAGTTACGCGCATTTGTACCAAATCCCAATTACGGGCATGCGTTTTTTTACGGTTTATGGTCCGTGGGGCCGACCCGATATGGCTTATTTTTCCTTTGCCAAAGCAATTGAAGAACAAACGCCCATAAAAATTTACAATCACGGCAATATGCTGCGCGATTTTACTTACGTGGAGGATGTTATTCAAAGTATTATCCGACTAACAGGTTTGCCGCCTAAAATTCAAGAAAGCCAAAGAGCACCTTATAAACTGTATAATATTGGTAACAGCCAACCCGAGCATTTAATGGAATTGGTTACTATTTTAGAACGCTTACTGCACAAAAAAGCCATCTTAGATTTGCAGCCCATGCCGCCCGGCGATGTACCCGCTACTTATGCCGACGTGCAGGATTTAATGGAAGCCACCGATTTTCGACCTCTTACTTCCCTCGAAACCGGTTTGACTCATTTTATCAATTGGTATACCAGTTACTACCAAAAGCAATTCCTGCCGGTGAGCTAAGTAATATTGCTTACCTTTACAGGAAAAATAAATTGCCATCCGATTACCCAAGTACTATTATGAACCTAGCCTCACATCTACGGGCCAAACCATCTTTAACCATTATTGTTCCGGTATTTAACGAGGAAGAATGCCTGCAACCGTTTAGCGAAGCCATGGACCCCTTCTTAGAAAAATCGCCCATGCCCACTCAGGTGCTTTTTGTGAACGATGGTTCGCGCGATGCCAGCTTAGCGAAGATTAAACATATTTGTGCCAATAAAACGGGTTACACGTATATTTCGCTGGATAAAAATTATGGACTAAGTACGGCTTTTAAAGCCGGAATTGATTACGCTACTACTACCTACATTGGCTATATCGACGCTGATTTGCAAACCTCACCGATGGATTTTTTGCTTTTCTTTCCTTTTTTACCCGAATACCAAATGGTGAACGGCATCCGGCAGAAGCGCAAAGATACCTTTGTAAAGAAAATTTCTTCTAAAATAGCGAATAGTTTCCGGCGTCGCATGATTCAGGATGGCATAGCCGATACCGGTTGTCCTTTAAAAATAATGGATGCAGCTTACGCGAAAAGAGTGCCTTTTTTTACGGGAATGCACCGGTTTTTACCGGCTTTGTTTCAATTACAAGGCGGTAAGGTAAAGCAAATTCCGGTGCAGCATTTCGAGCGGTTAGCGGGTTATTCTAAATACCACTTGTTTAATCGGCTTTGGGGACCGTTGCAGGACACTTTTGCTTTCCGGTGGATGCGTAAGCGTTATATCCGGTATCAGATTACCGAACAGTTACCAAAAGAAATCCTGCATTCGTACCATGACTAAAACTGAATATTTCATCTATGGTATTGGTTTATTAGCCCAATTATTATTTTCTGCCCGGCTTTTACTGCAATGGGTTCAATCAGAAAAAGCGGGTAAGGTTTTATCGCCGGCCTCTTTCTGGACTACCAGTATTCTAGCTTCTATTCTGTTAATGGTTTACGGGGCTTTACGGGAAGATGTGGTAGTAATTGGCGGACAGGTTATTTCTTATTTTATCTACCTGCGTAATTTAAAGCTGAAAAATATTTGGCAGGAGGTGCCTTTTGTTATTCGTTGGCTGGCTATTCTCTTTCCTTTCTTTACGTTTGCCTGGTTGCTTTTTTATGATAATGCTACCTGGACTTCTTTGCTGGAACACAATAAAATTTCGGGCGCTTTAATTGCCTGGGGCGGGCTGGGGCAGGTAGTTTTTACCTTGCGTTTTGTGTATCAGTGGTATTTTTCGGAGCGGTTGCAACAATCAATTATCCCAAATGGCTTTTGGTTAATTAGTTTAGTGGGTAGTCTCATGATTATGTCGTACGCAGTTATTCGGTTAGACCCGGTTCTTTTCCTCGGACAGATTTTTGGGGTAGTCGTGTACGTGCGAAACTTTATTCTGGGTACCCGGGAAAAAGCGCGTTCGCAAGTTAAGCCAAAGCAAAAAATGGTTCCGGAACCAACCGAGTCAGCTAAAAAAATTATTACGTAGGTTTAAATAAGAACCAGGTTAGAGAAAGCCCGCCCGTTAATTTTTTAAATTTTGGTTTATTTCTTATCAAATGCCGCAAACGCTAAACCAAACGCCTAGTTTGTTACAAAAGACTTCCGTTCAGGTAGTACTGCTTTTTATTCTTATATACGCTACTTTTTTTCAAAATCTGCAAGCCATAGAGCCTTCTTTAATGGAGGCGCGAAATTTTATTACCGTCCGGGAAATGACTCAACACGGAAATTGGCTAATTCCTACTTTAAACGGAGAGCCCCGCTTGGCAAAACCTCCTTTGCCCACCTGGTTAACCGCTATTTCGGTGTTAGCCACCGGCGATTTGTACAATTTAGGTGCTTTGCGATTTCCAGCCGTTCTAATTTCGGGTTTAGCGGTTTATTTTCTTTATCTGCTCACCCGCCAACTTACTACTGACCGGCTTTTGCCTTTTTTAGCCGGCGCCGTTCTGGCTACTTCTTTTTCTTTCTTTAACATTGGGCGGCAAGGCACCTGGGATATTTATTGCCATGCTTTCATGATGGGCAGTATTTGGTTGCTGGTAAAAGGTATGCAAGCAAATAGTAAAGCCTTTGGTTGCTTTGTAGGGAGCGGTATTTTGCTCGGTTGCTCTTTTCTAAGTAAAGGGCCCGTGGCTTTCTATGCTTTGCTATTGCCTTTTTTGCTGAGTTACGGCTATGGCTATGGCGCAACTGCCTTCAAAAAACATTGGTTTGGCATTTTACTCGCCTTCTTTATTTGTATGGTAATTAGTCTGGCCTGGCCCATGTACGTGTATTTACAGGAACCGGCCAAACTGGCGACGAATATCACCAATGAGAGTACCGCCTGGGTAAACCGGCACGTTAAACCTTTTTGGTTTTATTTAAGCTTTCCGTGGCAAGCCGGTATTTGGGCCATTTTTGTGGTAGCCGCCCTTATTAGTCCTTATGCCCGGCAACGGATTGCGCCTTACGGGAATTACCGTTTTTTTAGTAGCTGGATTTTTATCGGCTTGTTTTTATTATCGGTCATTCCGGAGAAAAAAGAAAGGTATTTATTACCCTTACTTCTTCCAATGGCTTTGATCACCGCTTATTATATTCGCTTTTTATTAGATGCTTTTAACCGGCGAAATACCACCAGAGCGGATCGTTTTGTTTTTAGGGTGAATGGCATTTTATTCATTCTTATTGCTCTGGGATTACCCATTTTACTCTATCAAAAAGCTTTTGCTAAGCACAGTATTAATTTGAATGTATTTGTTGTTAGTAGTATTTTTTATTTGGTATTAGGTATTTGCTTTTTAATAGCTGTAAAGAAGAGAAATTTCGGCCTGTTTCTAATTGGGGCTATTGGCGTCCATATTCTAACTATATTTATTCTTCTGCCCAATTACCAAAACATGCTTTATCCGGTAAATAACTACGTGGGATTAGATAAAGTAAGAGCGCAAAAGAATTTAGATAAATTGCCTTTTTACGCCTTACACGAAATATCGCCGGAACATATTTGGGAAATAGGAAAAAAAGTGGATACCATTACAGTAGTGAATCAGAAATTAAAACTACCTACTACTTTTCCTCTAGCTCTTTTTTCGCGCGATTCGCTTTCTGCTGCTATGTTACCTGAATATAACTTGCGACTAAAACCGTTAGCTCAATATCAATACGACCGCCGTCATCCGGAAAGGGTTTATTATTTATACCTTATTTCACGATGATTTTTCCGGATTAAACCTTTTCTAAAAACTTACTGCGAAACTCTCCGGGGGTTAGGCCATAATACTTTTTGAATAATTTGTTTAAATGGCTGCCATCCGTAAAACCGTATTCGTAGGTAATCTGGGCAATGCTCCGGTCGCTGAACTGCAAGCGATTACGAATCATTTGTAATTTGTATTTTAAAATATATTGCTGCAGCGACTCCCCGGTTTGCCGTTTAAAAAATATGCTCAAGTAAGTAGGTGAGTAATGGAACTTCTCTACTAATTGCTCCATGCGTAATTGGTCCGGCTTCTGAATATTCTGGCTGATATACGATAAAATTTCCTCGATGAGTAAGCTGCTTTTCGGATCTTTCACTTCAATTCCTTTTTCATGAACTACGTTACGGGCCAGAATTCCCAGAATAGCCTTCATAATGCCGTTCATAATTAATTCGTACGAACTTTCGGTCCGTTGCTCGTATTCGTGCAACAATACCAGCAATAAGTATTCGAGTAAATCTTTTTCTTTGGCTTCCTTAACAATCGAACCACTAGACTGATACGGTGAATTCAGAAGCATTTTTATTGTGCGAAGCCAAACGGGCGATTGAGATAAAGCGGGATCTTTTACAAAAGCTTCCGTAAACCGCAGATAACAAAAAGTAGTTTTTTCCTCAATTTGAAAATAATGGTAATCTTCCGGTCCCAATAAAAATACATCGCCGGCAGAATAAGTGAACGTGTTGCCATTAATAAAATGTTTTCCTTGGCCTTTTCGGATAAATATAACTTCAAAATAGCTATGCTTATGAACCGGATGCTGCCATTCACTGGCCGAAAATAAATAAATATTAAATGGTTCGTATTGAATGTACCGCTTCATAAGCTAAAGCTACCTTTTTGTCGTAATTTATTGCCCTAACTAATTTGGGAATTTATTTCTATTTTATACAAAAGCCATCCTTTATTTAAAAAGCGCCATTAAGTTTAACCCGTATCTTTCTAAGTAATTAAATTTTAGAGGTTGTTTAGAAAGCAAGCCAGTCCGGTGAATATTGAATCATTTAAATTTAACTGGGTTCAGTACCGGCTGTTCTACCCTTTTTTAGAAGATTTAAGAAGAAAGGATTAATAATACAGTATACTAAAGAATTAAATTTAAGTAGATAAGAGAATATATTTATTTAATTACATCTCTAAAAAGCAGGTAAATATTGGCAGGTTTTGGAAAGTAAATTTATTGCTAATAGAAGTTAGATTAAAATAACTGATAATTTTTGGGGTAAAACTTGTCTATTCAGTGCGTTAGGTTCCTTTTCTTTAAATAATCAAGCAGATTATCAATGTCGTTAAGAGCTTGTTGTTGAGCTAATACAAAGTTATCTGGTAAAAGCGCTTCGTGCTTAATGGCCGCTTCCGATAAATATTTATCAACGTTGCGCGACAAATTAATAAAAGGACTATTCCCTTCTAGTTCCTCTTCCAGAGGGTCAAATAATTGAAGGGCGTCCTCAATTAAACTCCGCAAAACTACAATATTGCCCCGGCTGTAACGTAAAAAATTTATTTGATATTTTATTCTTTCTATTTCAGCGTCCTTTTCCATAAATACCGCATTTTTACTCAATATAAACAATCTACTGTTAAAAGGAGAGAAAATTTAAAACTTAAAATTAAAAAATACTATTTTGTATGTATTTTCCTTCCGGAAAACATGTATTCTCCACTGATTTCCGGAAATAATTTTAGGTTACCTATGTGATTTGCGGGAGGTTCTTTACCGGAAGTTATTTTAATTTTTGCGGGGAGAGTTATTTTTATTAGTTGGTAATTTATTTAGATAAGAAGTAAGGCCAGTTACATCGTCGGTGCCAATGAAATCTACTTTGAACTGCATTAAAGTTTGCCAGGTGTTTGCGTTATCGGGAGTGGCCCAAAATCGCCATTTTTTATTTAACTGATGGGCACTGTCAATCGCTTGCCGAATTTTTGCTTCTGCAGCAGCCTCTAAGCTACCTTCACCGTTCCATTGACTGTAACTCCGGAAACTGGCGCTAAATAGTCTTATTTTTTTAAGTTGTTCAGCGGTATAATTTACGCCGGGGGTTGCATCGAAATAAATGTAGCTTGGATACTTGCTCCAGGTTTCGGGATTGGGTCGCTCCCCACTAATTACCAGTTGAATTGTTGGGTTATTCCTTATTTCGGGGTAATTAGCTAGTTTTCGCATTAAAACCGGTAGGGTAGTAGTACCATTTGTTTTTAAATCTATTAAAATTTGCAGGATGGCGGTGGAGTGGGGGTAAGCCGAACCCTTATTCTTTTTAATTTGAGCTTGTAAAGGTTGTAAATACAG
This region includes:
- a CDS encoding HupE/UreJ family protein; its protein translation is MQDFSLYFSLGWEHILDWQGYDHILFVCALCGIYVWRDGRKVLVLVTAFTLGHSVTLALSVLNIIRIPTALIEFLIPVTIVATCLGNIFRKKTSAWSIRFNYFLALFFGFIHGLGFSNYLKSLLGRNSNIIAELFSFNLGLEMGQLIIVFTILFLSFIFTEVGKAPRREWNLFLSSAILGIAFTMALERLAVLLN
- a CDS encoding M1 family metallopeptidase, whose protein sequence is MKNCFLTLLFITGLSVPVWAQTQNNPESNHGNKFEQLGTIIQDPNMYRSASGAPGPRYWQQRADYEIDVALDDEKQRITGSETVTYYNNSPDPLTYIWLQLDENEHNPKSDNQKFDESSMKDKMSIADVQAIMGHNQDLGVKIQKLTDGSGKALKYTINQTMLRIELPKTLKPGERFKFKVNWNYTISDRMTIGGRGGYEYFAEDGNYLYTIAQWYPRLAVYSDFQGWQNKQFTGRGEFALTFGNFKVNITVPADHVVGATGECQNYSKILTPAQYKRWNQAKSATSPIEIVTLAEVKQTMKSKSQKQKTWTYVASNVRDFAFVSSRRIVWDAMGTNVEGKKVMAMSYYGPEAYPLYNRYSTKVVAHTLKSYSKHSIAYPYPVAISVEAANGMEYPMICFNYGRAEKDGTYSEATKYGMIGVIIHEVGHNFFPMIVNSDERQWTWMDEGLNTFLQYLAEQEWDNNYPSQRGPAHKIADYMRLPKDQLEPIMTNSENIVRFGPNAYAKPATALNILRETVMGRELFDYAFKQYARRWAFKHPTPADFFRTMEDASAVDLDWFWRGWFYGIDPVDIAISNVKYYRLDTKNPEVENLEAKVTREKTEYNIGRERNRQEGTKFAVEQDTSLQDFYNKWDRFAVTPASRSAFNEFYAGLTPEEKALYDSKTNFYEVEFTNLGGLVMPLILEWTYADGSKETERISAYIWRKNEQKITKVFAKAKEVKSLRLDPYRETGDIEENNNAWPAEYTPSKFELFKQKTTPRGSSTGPNPMQQNSQKPTQNQVGQ
- a CDS encoding dihydrofolate reductase family protein, yielding MRKLKLYIATSLDGKIARKDDSVDWLPDPNAGEDYGYQNFLAEIDTLVMGYKTYEVCLKLGEWPYEGKTTYVFTRDVTKPQIPAVQLISQNPVEFVKDLLQQEGKDIWLVGGGEINTLLHDAGLIDSYYIAFIPIILGEGIELLPEVRKQQNLVLTQHQVYENGLVMLYLEKVSS
- a CDS encoding NAD-dependent epimerase/dehydratase family protein, which gives rise to MKEPQRILITGSAGFIGHHLLLALSDLPVSIIGLDSLNDYYDPQLKAGRLRRQGFEPDSIEYNILIKSQERVNVSFIKLDITDEPALTTLFQENSFDVVIHLAAQAGVRHSLKDPQSYVASNLVGFANILEGCRNFKIKHLLFASSSSVYGNNQKIPFAVNDRTDAPVSFYAATKKANEVMAHSYAHLYQIPITGMRFFTVYGPWGRPDMAYFSFAKAIEEQTPIKIYNHGNMLRDFTYVEDVIQSIIRLTGLPPKIQESQRAPYKLYNIGNSQPEHLMELVTILERLLHKKAILDLQPMPPGDVPATYADVQDLMEATDFRPLTSLETGLTHFINWYTSYYQKQFLPVS
- a CDS encoding glycosyltransferase, translating into MNLASHLRAKPSLTIIVPVFNEEECLQPFSEAMDPFLEKSPMPTQVLFVNDGSRDASLAKIKHICANKTGYTYISLDKNYGLSTAFKAGIDYATTTYIGYIDADLQTSPMDFLLFFPFLPEYQMVNGIRQKRKDTFVKKISSKIANSFRRRMIQDGIADTGCPLKIMDAAYAKRVPFFTGMHRFLPALFQLQGGKVKQIPVQHFERLAGYSKYHLFNRLWGPLQDTFAFRWMRKRYIRYQITEQLPKEILHSYHD
- a CDS encoding lipid-A-disaccharide synthase N-terminal domain-containing protein, producing MTKTEYFIYGIGLLAQLLFSARLLLQWVQSEKAGKVLSPASFWTTSILASILLMVYGALREDVVVIGGQVISYFIYLRNLKLKNIWQEVPFVIRWLAILFPFFTFAWLLFYDNATWTSLLEHNKISGALIAWGGLGQVVFTLRFVYQWYFSERLQQSIIPNGFWLISLVGSLMIMSYAVIRLDPVLFLGQIFGVVVYVRNFILGTREKARSQVKPKQKMVPEPTESAKKIIT
- a CDS encoding ArnT family glycosyltransferase; this encodes MPQTLNQTPSLLQKTSVQVVLLFILIYATFFQNLQAIEPSLMEARNFITVREMTQHGNWLIPTLNGEPRLAKPPLPTWLTAISVLATGDLYNLGALRFPAVLISGLAVYFLYLLTRQLTTDRLLPFLAGAVLATSFSFFNIGRQGTWDIYCHAFMMGSIWLLVKGMQANSKAFGCFVGSGILLGCSFLSKGPVAFYALLLPFLLSYGYGYGATAFKKHWFGILLAFFICMVISLAWPMYVYLQEPAKLATNITNESTAWVNRHVKPFWFYLSFPWQAGIWAIFVVAALISPYARQRIAPYGNYRFFSSWIFIGLFLLSVIPEKKERYLLPLLLPMALITAYYIRFLLDAFNRRNTTRADRFVFRVNGILFILIALGLPILLYQKAFAKHSINLNVFVVSSIFYLVLGICFLIAVKKRNFGLFLIGAIGVHILTIFILLPNYQNMLYPVNNYVGLDKVRAQKNLDKLPFYALHEISPEHIWEIGKKVDTITVVNQKLKLPTTFPLALFSRDSLSAAMLPEYNLRLKPLAQYQYDRRHPERVYYLYLISR
- a CDS encoding AraC family transcriptional regulator, producing the protein MKRYIQYEPFNIYLFSASEWQHPVHKHSYFEVIFIRKGQGKHFINGNTFTYSAGDVFLLGPEDYHYFQIEEKTTFCYLRFTEAFVKDPALSQSPVWLRTIKMLLNSPYQSSGSIVKEAKEKDLLEYLLLVLLHEYEQRTESSYELIMNGIMKAILGILARNVVHEKGIEVKDPKSSLLIEEILSYISQNIQKPDQLRMEQLVEKFHYSPTYLSIFFKRQTGESLQQYILKYKLQMIRNRLQFSDRSIAQITYEYGFTDGSHLNKLFKKYYGLTPGEFRSKFLEKV
- a CDS encoding phosphatidylinositol-specific phospholipase C/glycerophosphodiester phosphodiesterase family protein, giving the protein MRQSTIILFFLLFIDQHLRAQRVYTAANVHAHNDYQQSLPFFNAYTHQVGSIEADLFLQDNELYVAHEAKEISPERTLDVLYLQPLQAQIKKNKGSAYPHSTAILQILIDLKTNGTTTLPVLMRKLANYPEIRNNPTIQLVISGERPNPETWSKYPSYIYFDATPGVNYTAEQLKKIRLFSASFRSYSQWNGEGSLEAAAEAKIRQAIDSAHQLNKKWRFWATPDNANTWQTLMQFKVDFIGTDDVTGLTSYLNKLPTNKNNSPRKN